A region of Anoplopoma fimbria isolate UVic2021 breed Golden Eagle Sablefish chromosome 24, Afim_UVic_2022, whole genome shotgun sequence DNA encodes the following proteins:
- the smyd4 gene encoding SET and MYND domain-containing protein 4 produces MMDLPCVQWQDHVAQKWIGLDPELKETFTSLLELDDLFKCAQTLITQDDLDFVQSISSGYSVQKDAEQAATCREVGNSSFKTRDYTAASLHYSQGICFALQGSEQLSLCYANRSATLYHLQHYQESLDDIDKALKNGYPSHLSHKLKDRRTQCLKHLSVGQKAKEDHHNPASNNPKAPDRVKEASVGLLTFGICPQAAVGFSLEKGRHLVAKERIAAGEVVLHDRPYSCVLIPGMEEVKGKGGRQDAGRGVLFGVEHRHCHRCLTETLRPVPCEGCSYSRYCSTSCQQDAWEEHHRWECPLGAHLRMMGVMSQLALRVTLKAGLKNIQMARDPIRNEHTESEPSGLNGESSDSCPGHSNGSDPCASYYGDSYPSVFHLRHHLNRHSPDVRFLCAVTIATLFLKLSKAGPPPASWDLGISRPLVADSQSPDKEEGVADWSSNLWLLGSAVLRHMLQLRCNAQAVVMVQDTGAANSLVQPSREIRIATAIFPTLSLLNHSCCPNTSLVFSAGTSPSADFSESMTEYRSTDCGVTMTVRASKVITAGKEILHCYGPHSNRMATQERRRLLQEQYYFLCRCEACTLQQQEEEEEEEGSEGRQQWSGVGVSPQSGLLCGKCKGSLKKSSNGGGKGLICSQSSCAHRVSLSEVNSRLQEIKADLEKAVDLMERERPDEALTLLRRTQSQPGLSLAETHPVQGELEDATARAYATMGDWNNAASHLERSAVAIGSQYGEDSIELSQQLFKLAQLHFNGGARGPALSVIPKVRQLLCLHGGPLCHELQELHAMEKCLQG; encoded by the exons ATGATGGATCTTCCGTGCGTTCAATGGCAAGATCATGTTGCACAGAAATGGATCGGACTTGACCCCGAGCTGAAGGAAACGTTCACATCCCTGCTTGAACTAGATGATCTTTTCAAATGTGCCCAAACTCTGATAAC cCAAGATGATCTGGACTTCGTGCAGTCGATCTCTTCAGGATACTCTGTACAAAAGGATGCAGAGCAAGCAGCCACATGCAGGGAGGTGGGCAACTCTAGCTTCAAGACCAGAGACTACACTGCAGCCTCTCTGCACTACTCACAG GGCATATGTTTTGCTCTTCAAGGTTCGGAGCAGCTGTCTCTGTGCTACGCCAACCGCTCTGCCACGCTCTACCATCTGCAGCACTACCAG gaATCCCTTGATGACATTGACAAAGCTCTAAAGAACGGCTACCCGTCTCATCTTTCACACAAACTAAAGGACCGTCGCACACAATGCCTCAAGCACCTCTCTGTAGGTCAAAAGGCAAAAGAGGATCATCACAATCCTGCCTCAAATAATCCCAAAGCTCCAGACAGAGTAAAAGAGGCATCTGTTGGACTTCTCACATTTGGGATTTGTCCTCAAGCTGCTGTCGGCTTCAGCTTGGAGAAAGGTCGACACCTTGTGGCCAAAGAGAGGATAGCAGCTGGGGAGGTGGTCCTTCACGACAGGCCGTACAGCTGTGTCCTCATACCAGGGATGGAGGAAGTgaaagggaagggaggaaggcaGGACGCAGGGAGAGGAGTGTTGTTTGGAGTGGAGCACAGGCACTGCCACAGGTGTTTGACTGAAACACTGCGTCCCGTGCCGTGTGAGGGGTGCAGCTACAGCCGATACTGCTCAACTTCCTGTCAGCAAGACGCTTGGGAGGAACACCACCGCTGGGAGTGTCCGCTGGGAGCACACCTGAGGATGATGGGTGTGATGTCACAGCTCGCTCTGAGGGTCACTCTGAAGGCGGGGttaaaaaacatccaaatgGCCAGGGATCCAATCAGAAATGAGCACACGGAGTCAGAGCCAAGTGGTCTAAACGGAGAGTCCAGTGATTCCTGTCCCGGACACTCAAATGGATCCGATCCCTGTGCTTCATACTACGGTGACTCTTACCCAAGCGTGTTTCACTTGAGGCATCACCTGAACCGCCATAGCCCTGATGTGCGTTTCCTGTGTGCGGTTACTATAGCAACACTCTTCCTAAAGCTCAGCAAAGCAGGACCCCCACCTGCCTCTTGGGATCTTGGGATCTCTAGACCTTTGGTGGCAGACAGCCAATCACCAGACAAGGAGGAAGGTGTCGCAGATTGGAGCTCAAACCTGTGGCTGCTGGGAAGTGCAGTTCTGAGGCACATGCTGCAGCTGAGGTGTAACGCCCAGGCAGTCGTCATGGTGCAAGATACAG GAGCAGCAAACTCACTTGTGCAGCCCAGCAGGGAAATCCGCATTGCTACAGCAATATTCCCAACTCTCAGTCTTCTGAATCACTCCTGCTGTCCCAACACCAGTCTGGTGTTCAGCGCTGGAACCAGTCCATCTGCAGACTTCAGTGAGAGCATGACTGAGTACAGAAGCACAGACTGCGGAGTCACTATGACCGTCAGAGCATCCAAAGTTATCACTGCTGGAAAAGAGATCCTGCACTGCTATG gTCCTCACAGCAATCGGATGGCAACCCAAGAACGGCGGCGTCTCCTGCAGGAACAGTACTATTTCCTGTGTCGGTGTGAGGCCTGCACCCTGCAgcagcaagaggaggaggaggaggaggaaggttcAGAGGGCAGACAGCAGTGGTCGGGTGTTGGAGTCAGTCCCCAGTCTGGACTTCTGTGTGGAAAGTGCAAAGGATCTCTCAAA AAAAGCAGTAACGGCGGAGGGAAAGGATTAATATGTTCACAGTCATCCTGTGCTCATCGTGTGTCTTTATCTGAAGTGAACAGCAGGCTGCAGGAGATCAAGGCCGACCTGGAGAAGGCGGTTGACCTCATGGAAAGAGAGAGGCCAG atGAGGCTCTGACACTGTTAAGAAGGACCCAGAGTCAGCCTGGACTGAGCCTTGCAGAGACACACCCAGTACAGGGGGAGCTGGAAGATGCAACAGCCAGAGCATATGCTACAATGG GTGACTGGAATAACGCAGCATCCCATCTGGAGAGAAGTGCTGTAGCTATTGGTTCCCAGTACGGAGAAGACAGTATTGAATTGAGTCAACAACTCTTCAAATTAGCTCAGCTACACTTCAATGG TGGTGCCAGAGGCCCCGCCCTCTCTGTCATCCCCAAGGTCAGACAACTCCTCTGCCTTCACGGTGGCCCTCTCTGTCACGAACTACAAGAGCTGCATGCTATGGAGAAATGTCTACAGGGGTAG